The window CCGTGGAGGAGGCGAAGGAGCGGTTCAAGGCCCTGGGCTTTGAGCTCGTCCTCGTCCCCTACGACGACCAGGCCAACCCCGACGTGGGCGTGGCCAACGCCAACCGGATGATCAACGACCCCGACATCCTCGGCCTGGTGGGCACCCTGAACTCCGGCGTGGCCATCCCCGCCAGCGAGGTGCTGGCCCGGGTGAACCTGGTCATGGTCTCCCCCGCCAACACCAACCCCGTGGTCACGGACCGGAAGCTGCCCAACGTGAACCGGATCGTGGGCCGGGACGACGTCCAGGGCCCCGCCGCCGCGGAGTTCGTCTACAACGACCTGAAGCTCCGCCGCGTCTTCGTCATCCACGACAAGACCGCCTACGGCCAGGGCCTGGCCGAGGAGTTCCGCAAGCGCTTTGAGGCCCTGGGCGGCCGGGTGGTGGCCTTCATCGGCACCGAGGAGCAGTCCAACTTCGTGCCCATCATCAACCAGATCCGGGCCCAGAACCCGCAGCTCGTCTACTTCGGCGGCATCTACAGCCAGATCGGCCCCTTCACCAAGCAGCTCCGGGAGCGGGGCCTGCGCATGCCCCTCATGAGCGGCGACGGGCTGGACTCCAGCGAGTTTGAGCGCCTGGCGGGCTCCCAGAACGCCAAGGGGGCCTACTACACCACGGTGGCCGGCCCCGTCTCCGCCTTCCCCCAGGCCAAGGCCCTGGCGGAGCGCTTCAAGGCCAAGTACGGGAAGGACATTGAGGGCTTCGGCATCTACGCCTACGACGCCGCCCGCGTGATCCTCGCCGCCCTGGAGAACGCCATCAAGGCCAACGGGGGCAAGAAGCCCACCCGGGCCCAGGTGGCCCAGGAGGTGCGCAAGGTGAAGCTCGAGGGCATCACCGGCACCATTGAGTTTGACAGCAAGGGCGACATCCAGAAGGCGAAGTACTTCGTGATGCAGGTGGCCGGCACCGGAAACTGGGCCGACAACAAGCTCATCAAGGTCATTGAGGTGGCGGCGCCGCAGAAGTAGGCCCCTAAGGGCCTGAGCCTAAAGGGGGTGGCTCCAAAAGGAGCCACCCCCTCGGCGGGAAAAAGGAGGCGGCCTTGCTAGAGCAGATCCTGGTCCTGCTACCCCAGGTGCTCTTTGACGGCTTCATCCTGGGCTTCATCTACGCCATGATCGCCCTGGGGTACACCATGGTCTATGGCGTCTTGGAGCTCATCAACTTCGCCCACTCCGAGATCTTCATGATCGGGGCCGTGGCCGGGGTGGAGGTCTTCCGCTACCTCGCCCCCCTGATCCCCAACGGCTACCTCCTCCTCCTGGTGGCCGTGGTGGTGGGGGCGGCGGTGGCGGGCCTCACCGCCATCCTGGTGGAGCGCATGGCCTACCGGCCCCTCCGCCGCCGGGGCACCACCAACCGCCTCGTGCCCCTGGTGACGGCCATCGGGGTGAGCTTCTTCCTCCAGGACCTGGTGCGGCTCATTGAGGGCCTCTGGCACAACGAGTTCTTCCTGCGCATGCGCACCATACCGGACCTCGAGGGCTCCTTCACCCTCTTCGGGGGCGCCATCTTCATCCAGACCAAGTCGGTGATCGTCATCGTGGTCTCCGTGCTCATGCTCTGGGGGCTCACCTACCTGGTGAACCGCACCAAGCTGGGGATGGCCATCCGGGCCGTGGCCCAGGACCTCTCCACGGCGAGCCTCATGGGCATCAACCCCGACCTGATCATCTCCCGCACCTTCCTCATCGGCGGCGCCTTGGGCGGGGTGGCCGGGGTCCTCTTCGCCCTCATCTACACCACCATCAACCCCTACGTGGGCTTCCTCCCCGGCATCAAGGCCTTCACCGCGGCGGTCCTGGGCGGGATCGGCAACATCCCCGGGGCCATGCTCGGGGGCCTCGTCCTGGGGCAGCTGGAGAACTTCTTCGGCACCTACCTGCCCATCCTCACCGCCGGCAACTTCGGGACGGAGTACAAGGACGTGGTGGCCTTCCTCATCCTCATCTTCATCCTCCTCTTCCGGCCCCAAGGCCTCCTGGGCCAGATGGTTAAGGAGAAGGTATGAGCCTGCTCTCCCTCGCCCTAAGCCTCGTCTTCCTCGCCCTCTCCTTCCTCGCCCCCAACACCCTCACCGCCTTCCTGGGCCTGGGGGCCCTGGGGGTGGCCGCCTTCGCCCGGCTCGAGCCCCGGGTACGGACGTTGAACCTCGCCCTCCTCACCCTGGCCTTCACCCTCTTCCTGCGGAACTCCGGCAACACCCTGGGGCTCATCGGCCTCGTGGGGATCCTCGTGGCCCTCACGACCCTCCCCCGGATCCCGCGCGGGATCCGGGTGGCCCTGGGCCTCGCCATCCTCCTCCTCTCCGTGCCCATCGCCGGGTTCGCCAACACCTTCATCTTTGAGCTCGGCATCCAGATCGGCATCTTCGCCGCCATGTCCCTGGGCCTCAACGTGGTGGTGGGGATGGCGGGGCTTCTGGACCTGGGTTACGCCGCCTTCTTCGCCGTGGGCGCCTACACCTGGGCCATCTTCGGCTCCCCCCAGGCGGGGAAGTTCCTCCAGGGCAACTTTCCCCTGCCCGGCGAGTACATGTACCTCTTCATGCTCATCGCCGTGGTCACCACGGCCATCACCGGCCTCCTCATCGGCCTCCCCGCCCTAAGGCTCCGGGGGGACTACCTGGCCATCGTCACCCTGGGCCTCGGCGAGGTGGTGCGCATCCTGGCCAACAACCTGGACCACCCCATCAACATCACCAACGGACCCCAGGGGATCACCCCCGTGGGCCGTCCCCCCATTGACTGGTTCCGCAGCCTCATGGGGGCCCTGGGGGTGCGCCTGGACGAGACCACGGACTACCAGCTCTTCTTCTACCTCCTCGTCCTGGCGATGATCGGCCTCGTGGTCCTGGCCAACGTCAACCTGGCCAACTCCCGCTTCGGCCGCGCCTGGGTGGCCATCCGCGAGGACGAGATCGCCGCCCAGGCCATGGGCATCCCCCTCCTGCCCACCAAGCTCATCGCCTTCATGACCGGGGCGGCCTTTTCCGGGGTGATGGGGGTGATCTACGGGGCCCAGCGCACCTTCGTCTCCCCCGAGTCCTTCACCCTCCTGGCCTCCATCACCATCCTGGCCATGGTGATCCTGGGCGGGATGGGCTCCATCCCCGGGGCCATCCTGGGGGCGGCCGCCCTCACCATCCTCAACCTGGACATCCTCAAGACCTTTAGCGAGTTCGTCCGCACCAGCCTCCCCTGGATCCCGAGCCAGGTGGACCCCGCGAAGTACGAGAGGCTGGTCTTCGGGCTTATCCTCGTCTTGATGATGATCTACCGGCCCCAAGGCCTGATCCCCGAGGCCCGCCACCGGGCCGAGCTGGAGGAGGAGGCATGAGGGTCCTCGAGGTCCAAGGGGTCACCAAGCGCTTCGGCGGGCTCGTGGCCGTGAACCAGGTGAGCCTGGAGGTGAACGAGGGGGGAGATCTTCTCCGTCATCGGTCCGAACGGGGCGGGCAAGACCACCTTCTTCAACCTCCTCACGGGGATCTACACCCCGGACGAGGGCCGGATCCTCTTCCTCGGCCAGGACATCACGGGCTCCACCCCCGACAAGGCGGCCAAGCTCGGCATCGGGCGCACCTTCCAGAACATCCGCCTCTTCGGGGCCATGACCGTCCTGGAGAACATCCTGGTGGGGCGGCACATCCACACCCGCGTCCCCTACCTGCACGCCCTCCTCCGCACCCCCCTCGCCCGAAAGGAGGAGAGAAAGGCCCTGGAGGAGGCCTTGAGCCTCTTGGAGTACGTGGGCCTCCTGCACCGCAAGGACGAGCTCGCCCGCAACCTCCCCTACGGCGAGCAGAGGAAGCTGGAGATCGCCCGCGCCCTCGCCCTCAAGCCCAAGCTCCTCCTCCTGGACGAGCCCGCCGCGGGCATGAACCCCAAGGAGACGGAGGCCCTGCAGGAGTTCATCCTGAAAATCCGCAGCGAGATGGGGCTCACCATCCTCCTCATTGAGCACGACATGCGCCTCGTGATGCGCATCTCCGACCGGATCGCCGTGCTGGACTACGGCTCCAAGATCGCCGAAGGCAAGCCCGAGGAGGTGCGGACCAACCCCCGGGTCATCGAGGCCTACCTGGGCCGGGGGGCCGCGGGAGGTGCCGCATGAGCCTCCTGGAGCTCAAAAACGTCCACACCTACTACGGGCACATCCACGCCCTGAAGGGCATCTCCCTCACGGTGGAGGAGGGGGAGATCGTCACCCTCATCGGCTCCAACGGCGCCGGGAAGACCACCACCCTGCGCACCATCAGCGGCTTGGTGAAGCCGAGGCAGGGGGAGGTCCTCTTCCAGGGCAGGCCCATCCACCGCCTCCCCGCCCACGAGATCGTGGCCCTCGGGGTGGGGCACGTCCCCGAGGGGCGGCGGATCTTCCCCCGGCTCACGGTGGAAGAGAACCTGGAGATCGGGGCCTACCTGGAAAACGACCGCAAGGTGATCCAGGAGCGGAAAGAGCAGGTCTACCAGCTCTTTCCCCGGCTCTACGAGCGCCGCCAGCAGAAGGGGGGGACGCTTTCGGGCGGGGAGCAGCAGATGCTCGCCATCGGCCGGGCCCTGATGCAAAACCCGAGGATCCTCCTCATGGACGAGCCCTCCATGGGCCTCGCCCCCGTTCTGGTGGACTTCATCTTTGAGATCGTCCAGAAGCTCAACCAGGAGGGGCGGACGATCCTCCTCGTGGAGCAGAACGCCCGCCTCGCCCTCCAGGTCGCCCACCGGGGGTACGTCCTCGCCACGGGGGAGATCATCCTCTATGGGCCCGCTAGGGAGCTCGCGGAAAACCCCGAGGTGCAGAAGGCCTACCTGGGGGAGGGGTAGGGCCTTGCCCGACCCCATCCCTCCCGATATACTCGGGGCAGAAACACCCTTGAAGGGGGGTCAACGATGAAAAAGTGGCTTTTGCTCCTAAGCTTCATGGCCTTTGCGCCGGCTTTAGGCCAACGTCTCGTGGTCGCCCAAGGAACCGACCCCATCACCCTGGACGCCCCCCTGGCCCAGGACTCCCCTTCCGCCAC of the Thermus thermophilus HB8 genome contains:
- a CDS encoding branched-chain amino acid ABC transporter substrate-binding protein — protein: MRKIGFLVAGVAALGLALAQSNVIKIATMSPLSGPQAALGEQIKLGAELAVEEAKERFKALGFELVLVPYDDQANPDVGVANANRMINDPDILGLVGTLNSGVAIPASEVLARVNLVMVSPANTNPVVTDRKLPNVNRIVGRDDVQGPAAAEFVYNDLKLRRVFVIHDKTAYGQGLAEEFRKRFEALGGRVVAFIGTEEQSNFVPIINQIRAQNPQLVYFGGIYSQIGPFTKQLRERGLRMPLMSGDGLDSSEFERLAGSQNAKGAYYTTVAGPVSAFPQAKALAERFKAKYGKDIEGFGIYAYDAARVILAALENAIKANGGKKPTRAQVAQEVRKVKLEGITGTIEFDSKGDIQKAKYFVMQVAGTGNWADNKLIKVIEVAAPQK
- a CDS encoding branched-chain amino acid ABC transporter permease: MLEQILVLLPQVLFDGFILGFIYAMIALGYTMVYGVLELINFAHSEIFMIGAVAGVEVFRYLAPLIPNGYLLLLVAVVVGAAVAGLTAILVERMAYRPLRRRGTTNRLVPLVTAIGVSFFLQDLVRLIEGLWHNEFFLRMRTIPDLEGSFTLFGGAIFIQTKSVIVIVVSVLMLWGLTYLVNRTKLGMAIRAVAQDLSTASLMGINPDLIISRTFLIGGALGGVAGVLFALIYTTINPYVGFLPGIKAFTAAVLGGIGNIPGAMLGGLVLGQLENFFGTYLPILTAGNFGTEYKDVVAFLILIFILLFRPQGLLGQMVKEKV
- a CDS encoding branched-chain amino acid ABC transporter permease; this encodes MSLLSLALSLVFLALSFLAPNTLTAFLGLGALGVAAFARLEPRVRTLNLALLTLAFTLFLRNSGNTLGLIGLVGILVALTTLPRIPRGIRVALGLAILLLSVPIAGFANTFIFELGIQIGIFAAMSLGLNVVVGMAGLLDLGYAAFFAVGAYTWAIFGSPQAGKFLQGNFPLPGEYMYLFMLIAVVTTAITGLLIGLPALRLRGDYLAIVTLGLGEVVRILANNLDHPINITNGPQGITPVGRPPIDWFRSLMGALGVRLDETTDYQLFFYLLVLAMIGLVVLANVNLANSRFGRAWVAIREDEIAAQAMGIPLLPTKLIAFMTGAAFSGVMGVIYGAQRTFVSPESFTLLASITILAMVILGGMGSIPGAILGAAALTILNLDILKTFSEFVRTSLPWIPSQVDPAKYERLVFGLILVLMMIYRPQGLIPEARHRAELEEEA
- a CDS encoding ABC transporter ATP-binding protein; amino-acid sequence: MSLLELKNVHTYYGHIHALKGISLTVEEGEIVTLIGSNGAGKTTTLRTISGLVKPRQGEVLFQGRPIHRLPAHEIVALGVGHVPEGRRIFPRLTVEENLEIGAYLENDRKVIQERKEQVYQLFPRLYERRQQKGGTLSGGEQQMLAIGRALMQNPRILLMDEPSMGLAPVLVDFIFEIVQKLNQEGRTILLVEQNARLALQVAHRGYVLATGEIILYGPARELAENPEVQKAYLGEG